Proteins encoded by one window of Lactobacillus paragasseri:
- the comGA gene encoding competence type IV pilus ATPase ComGA, whose translation MNEVSEVILEKAIKSHASDIFIFPAIGGYEIKIRTALGLSKIKELGQQAGKELLNYFKFQAQMDISERRRPQVGAYQTKFGDEKVFLRFSSVGEFEGDESLVIRLIYGEKSNNYFLSEQFDLLKRLTNQRGLIVTSGPTGSGKTSTMYELAQLVGKEKVVMTIEDPVEVWNPNFLQTQVNLVAGIAYPDLLKAALRHRPDILIIGEIRDQETAKNSINAALSGHLVLATIHAKTALQTISRLEGLGITKDELCNCLTAVSYQRLLPIKNQNKVACLMDIRYGKILDQAIAFNDNRHDLSNWQSNLEQLVERGKISEDTKHLYEEG comes from the coding sequence ATGAACGAAGTATCAGAAGTTATTTTAGAAAAAGCAATTAAAAGCCATGCTAGTGATATCTTTATTTTTCCAGCTATTGGAGGCTATGAAATAAAGATTCGAACTGCCCTAGGCTTGAGTAAAATAAAAGAATTAGGCCAGCAAGCAGGAAAAGAATTACTTAATTATTTCAAGTTTCAGGCGCAAATGGATATATCTGAGCGTCGTAGACCACAAGTGGGTGCTTATCAGACTAAATTTGGGGATGAAAAGGTTTTTTTACGCTTTTCAAGTGTGGGGGAATTTGAGGGAGATGAGTCTTTAGTAATTCGATTAATTTATGGAGAAAAAAGTAATAATTATTTTCTCTCGGAACAATTCGATTTGCTAAAAAGACTTACTAATCAACGGGGGTTGATAGTGACTAGTGGTCCAACAGGATCGGGAAAGACTTCAACCATGTATGAACTAGCACAACTAGTGGGAAAAGAAAAGGTTGTAATGACTATTGAAGATCCGGTCGAGGTTTGGAATCCCAATTTTTTACAAACACAGGTAAATCTTGTTGCGGGAATTGCTTATCCAGATTTACTAAAGGCTGCTTTACGACATAGGCCGGATATTTTAATTATTGGGGAAATTCGAGATCAAGAAACTGCCAAAAACAGTATTAATGCAGCTTTAAGTGGACATTTGGTTTTAGCAACTATTCATGCGAAAACAGCCTTGCAAACAATTTCACGTCTTGAAGGATTAGGAATCACTAAAGATGAATTATGCAATTGTCTGACAGCTGTTTCTTATCAAAGGTTGCTACCAATAAAAAATCAAAATAAAGTTGCTTGTTTAATGGATATTAGGTATGGAAAAATACTTGATCAAGCTATTGCGTTTAATGACAATCGCCATGATTTGAGTAATTGGCAAAGTAATTTAGAGCAGTTAGTTGAAAGAGGAAAGATTAGTGAAGATACGAAGCATCTTTATGAAGAAGGATAA
- a CDS encoding YebC/PmpR family DNA-binding transcriptional regulator gives MSGHSKWHNIQGRKNAQDAKRGKVFQKLSREIYMAAKSGGPDPSGNPTLRMVMDKARAANMPKTNIERAIKKAEGNSDEHYDEITYEGYAPGGVAVLVEALTDNKNRTASDVRVAFTRNGGSLGATGSVAYMFDRKGYIVIDRSTTDADEDQVLLDVMDAGGDDLETSDDAFEIYTDPKQFTAVRDALEKAGYKLANAELTMIPQNTTPVPADKKEQFSHLIDALEDNDDVSNVYTAAADDDE, from the coding sequence ATGTCAGGACATTCAAAATGGCACAATATTCAAGGCCGCAAGAATGCGCAAGACGCTAAGAGAGGTAAAGTTTTCCAAAAATTATCTCGTGAAATTTATATGGCTGCAAAGAGTGGTGGTCCTGACCCTTCAGGAAATCCTACTTTACGTATGGTTATGGATAAAGCACGTGCAGCAAACATGCCTAAGACTAATATTGAACGTGCTATTAAGAAGGCTGAAGGTAATTCAGATGAACATTATGATGAAATTACCTATGAAGGCTACGCACCCGGTGGTGTTGCAGTTTTGGTTGAAGCTTTAACTGATAACAAGAACCGTACTGCTTCTGATGTTCGTGTTGCCTTTACTCGTAATGGAGGTTCACTCGGTGCAACTGGTTCTGTTGCTTACATGTTTGACCGTAAGGGATATATTGTAATTGATCGTTCCACTACTGATGCTGACGAAGACCAAGTTTTACTTGATGTTATGGACGCTGGTGGGGATGATTTAGAAACTAGTGATGATGCATTTGAAATCTACACTGATCCTAAGCAATTTACAGCTGTACGTGATGCTTTAGAAAAAGCTGGCTACAAGTTAGCTAACGCTGAATTAACTATGATTCCGCAAAACACCACTCCAGTTCCAGCAGATAAAAAAGAGCAATTTTCTCATTTAATTGATGCATTAGAAGATAACGATGATGTTTCTAATGTTTATACTGCTGCTGCAGATGATGATGAATAA
- a CDS encoding VanZ family protein — MKKTVLTKREMIFVCLMLLVLLGLFISSSMTYHEQEMSPGFIHRHFPIIERVVGKWNIYYAGRWHNAFLDNGEAGMTQFVMRKFAHFSSYFLVGLFACLGLDRLFKKWCGPLFIWLGIIGLAGLDEFHQYLTGDRTPSLHDVALDSAGALLAILFCIFIYWIRHHQEKSNS; from the coding sequence ATGAAAAAAACAGTATTAACGAAGCGAGAAATGATCTTTGTTTGTTTAATGCTCTTAGTGCTTTTAGGTTTATTTATTTCTAGTTCAATGACTTATCACGAACAAGAGATGTCACCAGGATTTATTCATCGACATTTTCCAATTATTGAAAGAGTAGTTGGAAAGTGGAATATCTATTATGCTGGACGTTGGCACAATGCATTTTTGGACAATGGGGAAGCGGGAATGACTCAATTTGTCATGAGAAAATTTGCCCATTTTTCATCATATTTTTTAGTTGGTTTATTTGCTTGTTTAGGCTTAGACCGCTTATTTAAAAAATGGTGTGGCCCCTTATTTATTTGGCTAGGGATTATTGGATTAGCGGGATTAGATGAATTTCACCAATATTTGACTGGAGATAGAACTCCAAGTCTTCACGATGTTGCTCTCGATTCAGCCGGAGCGCTTTTAGCTATTTTATTCTGTATTTTTATCTACTGGATTAGACACCATCAAGAAAAAAGTAATTCATAA
- the coaBC gene encoding bifunctional phosphopantothenoylcysteine decarboxylase/phosphopantothenate--cysteine ligase CoaBC: MKATIYITGSIAAYKAINVVRNFQKKGHEVRVAMTKEAVHLIGTQTLAALTKYPVLTDLWEKERANQIQHIELADWTEMAVVVPATANFIAKIANGIADDAATTTFLATASPKYVVPAMNSHMWSNPAFQRNLALVKQDGIAVMEPATGRLAEGYSGKGRMPEPDDIMAWIDDSLQAKKVLAGKKIVITAGGTISPLDPVRFLGNRSSGKMGIALAKAALAAGAEVILISGHIAVSLPNSPNLKNIKVETTEEMLSAVKTAFLGADALIMAAAVADYEPVNYITHKIKKQDQGDELKIYLKETPDILKKMGGIKKANQVVVGFAAETNNLLENASKKLQEKNADMIVANDVSHGVFGSDKDKVTILRQGKTIENIVETTKIEIAKKIIILVAEELESRKVEK, translated from the coding sequence ATGAAAGCTACAATTTATATTACAGGTAGTATTGCTGCCTATAAAGCAATTAATGTTGTACGAAATTTTCAAAAAAAAGGACATGAAGTAAGAGTAGCTATGACAAAAGAAGCTGTCCATTTGATCGGTACCCAAACATTAGCTGCTTTAACTAAGTATCCAGTATTGACTGATCTCTGGGAAAAAGAAAGAGCTAATCAGATCCAGCATATTGAATTGGCTGATTGGACAGAAATGGCTGTTGTAGTCCCAGCAACTGCTAATTTTATTGCCAAAATTGCAAATGGTATTGCTGATGATGCGGCAACTACGACTTTTTTAGCAACAGCTTCACCTAAATACGTAGTTCCAGCTATGAACAGTCATATGTGGAGTAATCCTGCCTTTCAAAGAAATCTAGCATTAGTAAAACAAGATGGAATTGCTGTAATGGAGCCCGCTACTGGACGCTTAGCTGAAGGATATAGCGGCAAGGGAAGGATGCCAGAGCCAGATGACATTATGGCTTGGATAGATGATTCTCTTCAAGCTAAAAAAGTATTAGCTGGTAAAAAAATTGTAATTACTGCAGGTGGAACCATATCTCCACTTGATCCAGTTCGTTTTTTGGGTAACCGTTCGAGTGGTAAGATGGGAATAGCTTTAGCTAAAGCTGCTCTTGCTGCTGGGGCAGAGGTGATTTTAATTTCAGGACACATTGCTGTTTCATTACCTAACTCACCTAATTTAAAAAATATTAAGGTAGAAACTACTGAAGAAATGCTCTCAGCTGTTAAGACTGCTTTTTTAGGAGCAGATGCTTTAATTATGGCAGCTGCTGTAGCAGATTATGAACCGGTAAATTATATTACTCATAAAATCAAAAAGCAGGATCAGGGGGATGAGTTAAAGATTTATTTGAAAGAAACTCCTGATATTTTGAAAAAAATGGGAGGTATAAAAAAGGCAAACCAAGTTGTTGTTGGCTTTGCCGCTGAAACAAACAATTTATTAGAAAATGCTTCTAAAAAACTGCAAGAGAAAAACGCTGATATGATTGTTGCAAATGATGTCAGTCATGGAGTATTTGGTAGCGATAAAGATAAAGTTACGATTTTAAGGCAAGGTAAAACAATCGAGAATATAGTAGAGACAACTAAAATTGAAATTGCTAAAAAAATAATTATTTTGGTTGCTGAAGAACTTGAAAGTAGGAAAGTTGAAAAATGA
- a CDS encoding metal ABC transporter solute-binding protein, Zn/Mn family has protein sequence MKKYYQKIFSLFIVMGTLFFVLTGCSKKDNSSSNKISIVTSTNVYADIAQNVLGKYGKATAIITSSSTDPHDFEPTTADAKKVQDAKIIVANGLGYDSWLAKLAKSSNKSAVLVGEDLMNLKSGDNPHIWFDLNMPTKYVNYLVKRLSKIDKKHANYYKEHGTKYLEKIKKVQKMADSIDGTKQKPVYVSEPVFDYALKATHFKIGDKAFEEAIENETDPSAKIVHQMNQTINNRGISFFVKNSQVNSSTVNNFVKRAKSKKIPILQVRETIPNNTTYLKWITENYQNLANINKKLK, from the coding sequence ATGAAAAAATATTATCAAAAGATTTTTTCTCTTTTTATTGTAATGGGAACATTATTTTTTGTTCTTACTGGTTGCTCCAAAAAGGATAATTCATCGTCTAACAAAATATCGATTGTTACGAGCACCAATGTTTATGCTGATATTGCCCAAAATGTTTTGGGTAAGTACGGTAAGGCAACAGCCATTATTACTAGTAGTTCCACCGATCCCCATGATTTCGAACCAACTACTGCAGATGCAAAAAAAGTTCAAGACGCCAAAATCATTGTAGCTAATGGTTTAGGATATGATTCCTGGCTAGCAAAATTAGCTAAATCAAGTAATAAGTCTGCTGTCTTAGTTGGCGAAGACTTAATGAATTTGAAAAGCGGTGATAATCCTCATATCTGGTTTGACTTAAATATGCCAACCAAATATGTCAACTATTTGGTAAAGCGTTTATCTAAAATTGATAAAAAGCATGCAAACTATTATAAAGAACATGGAACTAAATACTTAGAAAAAATAAAAAAAGTTCAAAAAATGGCTGATTCTATTGATGGTACAAAGCAAAAGCCAGTATATGTTAGTGAACCAGTATTCGATTACGCTTTGAAAGCTACCCACTTTAAGATTGGTGATAAAGCTTTTGAAGAAGCAATTGAAAATGAAACCGATCCAAGTGCCAAAATTGTTCATCAAATGAATCAAACTATTAATAATCGTGGTATCTCTTTCTTTGTTAAGAACTCCCAAGTAAATAGTTCCACTGTTAACAATTTCGTTAAAAGAGCTAAATCAAAGAAGATTCCAATCTTGCAAGTTCGTGAAACCATTCCAAACAATACAACTTATTTGAAGTGGATAACAGAAAATTACCAAAATTTAGCAAATATCAATAAAAAGTTAAAATAA
- a CDS encoding alpha/beta fold hydrolase — MLFETSDNIKINYKLTGKGKTIVLVNGFGAYQEIWSAQVSFLNNLGYQVLTYDHRNMGKSQRTEKGHNIARLTQDLEELISFLKIKQATFMGHSMGASIIFCLIKKWPTVVKRALVIDQSPKMLNDRNWKYGFMDYTSENYHEKCQERPHVHETFAGLDDDVYAKLTKAKEEDPFNRKDNVDLLENHMSLDWRKVIENASIPITFFIAKESPYYREGYEKLLEEKNDQVDSFIMSPTGHVIMAEIPKQFNSKLKDILG; from the coding sequence ATGCTGTTTGAAACAAGTGATAATATAAAAATTAATTATAAATTAACTGGGAAAGGGAAGACAATTGTCTTAGTTAATGGTTTTGGGGCATATCAAGAAATATGGTCTGCTCAAGTATCATTTCTTAATAATTTAGGATATCAAGTACTTACTTATGATCATCGGAATATGGGGAAGAGCCAACGAACAGAAAAAGGTCATAATATTGCCCGTCTAACACAAGACTTAGAAGAATTAATTTCTTTTCTAAAAATTAAACAGGCTACTTTCATGGGACACTCAATGGGCGCTTCGATTATTTTCTGTCTAATAAAAAAATGGCCAACTGTAGTTAAACGTGCATTAGTGATAGATCAATCACCTAAGATGCTTAATGATAGGAATTGGAAGTATGGTTTTATGGACTATACAAGTGAAAATTATCATGAAAAATGCCAAGAAAGACCTCATGTTCACGAAACTTTTGCAGGACTAGATGATGATGTTTATGCCAAACTCACGAAAGCAAAAGAAGAAGATCCGTTTAATAGAAAAGATAATGTGGACTTATTAGAAAATCATATGTCGCTAGATTGGCGAAAAGTTATAGAAAACGCATCAATTCCAATTACTTTTTTTATTGCTAAGGAGAGTCCGTATTATCGTGAAGGATATGAAAAACTTCTTGAAGAAAAAAATGATCAAGTAGATAGTTTTATTATGTCACCAACTGGTCATGTAATTATGGCGGAAATTCCTAAGCAATTTAATAGCAAATTAAAAGATATTTTAGGGTAA
- a CDS encoding DUF4097 family beta strand repeat-containing protein, translated as MIDEKLKEFFNKFPHIKENKPLQNTLSKKINNLIKKEIQHGASQVEAEQKALLNLTDLDTLLSQLKNLEETDYSKYNDFFAKIFDSKLVNELNLKLNQIDEIHLNYRLGDILVLPTNSSNLIVHDFMSRDIENLHSTVEKVGNVLKITQGPRKLVGIFKNKTLLFLPKNFTGFLTIRSQSGDVYINKVTNYFLLDVTAVSGDLLLAHSKLKRVQADLKSGDIAVSNTSANVFHINAHSGILTSDHVCAKEEISYHTSSGNIDLDNISTKNFFIDTKSGKIIINDLNSERMDLVTDTGNMSLNNIKGSGDIKSGIGKINLSIADKSNFSFLIKSRVGSIRVNVPRTELFKFKINTKKIGPTDLPLDSIIYGNNEYDEIEGYVGDENSSNSLIITSEIGKVSIKN; from the coding sequence ATGATTGATGAAAAACTAAAAGAATTTTTCAATAAATTTCCTCATATCAAGGAAAATAAACCTTTACAAAATACTCTGAGTAAAAAAATCAACAATCTAATAAAAAAAGAAATTCAGCATGGTGCAAGTCAGGTTGAAGCAGAACAAAAAGCACTTTTAAATTTAACTGATCTAGACACTTTATTATCACAATTAAAGAATTTAGAAGAAACTGACTACAGTAAATACAATGACTTTTTTGCTAAAATCTTTGATTCAAAATTAGTTAACGAATTAAATCTCAAATTAAATCAAATTGATGAGATTCACCTTAACTACCGTTTGGGCGATATTTTGGTCTTACCCACTAATTCATCAAACTTAATTGTGCATGACTTTATGTCTCGAGACATTGAAAATCTTCATTCAACGGTCGAAAAAGTTGGCAATGTCTTAAAAATTACCCAAGGTCCACGTAAGCTGGTTGGAATTTTTAAAAACAAAACTTTATTATTTTTACCTAAAAATTTTACTGGTTTTCTAACAATTAGAAGTCAAAGCGGTGATGTTTATATTAATAAAGTCACAAATTATTTCCTGCTTGATGTTACTGCAGTTTCTGGAGATTTATTGTTAGCTCACTCTAAGCTTAAACGCGTCCAGGCAGACCTGAAGTCAGGTGATATTGCTGTTTCTAATACATCTGCGAATGTATTTCATATTAATGCGCATTCTGGAATTTTAACCAGCGATCATGTTTGCGCAAAAGAAGAGATTTCTTATCATACAAGCAGTGGAAACATAGATTTAGATAATATTTCTACCAAAAACTTTTTTATTGATACAAAGAGTGGAAAAATTATTATTAATGACCTTAATAGCGAAAGAATGGATTTAGTCACTGATACAGGAAATATGAGCCTAAATAATATTAAAGGTAGCGGTGATATTAAGTCTGGAATTGGTAAAATAAATTTATCAATTGCTGATAAATCTAACTTTAGTTTTTTAATTAAAAGCAGAGTTGGAAGTATCCGTGTAAATGTACCAAGAACAGAATTATTTAAATTCAAAATTAATACTAAAAAAATCGGTCCTACCGATCTTCCACTCGACTCCATTATTTATGGCAATAATGAATACGATGAAATCGAAGGATACGTTGGCGATGAAAATTCAAGTAATTCACTAATAATCACAAGTGAAATCGGAAAAGTATCAATTAAAAACTAA
- the crcB gene encoding fluoride efflux transporter CrcB, whose protein sequence is MISTLVTAGFGAIWGAVLRYGITNYGKKHWSSNFPYATLLINLTGAFLLGLVFSRNLSPFIYALVGTGVLGGYTTFSTLNVELLSHWQDHNYKIFLLYALLSYGGGLILVFAGYKVGLMI, encoded by the coding sequence ATGATAAGTACACTTGTAACAGCTGGTTTTGGAGCAATTTGGGGAGCAGTTCTCAGATACGGAATTACTAATTATGGTAAAAAACATTGGTCTAGCAACTTTCCTTATGCCACTTTATTAATAAATCTTACTGGAGCATTTTTGTTAGGACTAGTTTTTTCGCGTAACTTATCGCCATTTATTTATGCTTTGGTTGGAACTGGGGTACTGGGAGGTTATACGACCTTTTCTACATTAAATGTTGAATTGCTTTCTCATTGGCAAGACCATAATTATAAAATATTTCTTCTTTATGCTTTATTATCTTATGGCGGTGGCTTAATTTTAGTTTTTGCAGGATATAAAGTTGGATTAATGATTTAG
- a CDS encoding fluoride efflux transporter FluC, with amino-acid sequence MNKKLKNYISVSLFAFFGGALRAYLNVIWSQAGTFVANIIGCFLLAFLTYFFIEFREGRDWLVTGLSTGFVGAFTTFSSFHLDTFKQLENGMNNQALIYFFSSIFIGFLFAYLGMITGKILGRKLAIRA; translated from the coding sequence ATGAATAAAAAGTTAAAAAATTATATCAGTGTCAGTTTATTTGCATTTTTTGGAGGTGCATTACGTGCTTATTTAAATGTAATTTGGTCACAGGCTGGAACTTTTGTAGCTAATATCATTGGTTGCTTTTTATTAGCATTTCTAACATATTTCTTTATTGAATTTAGAGAAGGACGAGATTGGCTAGTTACAGGGTTAAGTACAGGTTTTGTAGGTGCATTTACAACCTTTTCTAGTTTCCATTTGGATACGTTTAAGCAATTAGAAAACGGAATGAATAATCAGGCACTGATATATTTCTTTAGTTCAATCTTTATTGGATTTTTATTTGCTTATTTAGGAATGATTACAGGAAAAATATTAGGTAGAAAGTTGGCAATAAGAGCATGA
- a CDS encoding Cof-type HAD-IIB family hydrolase, translating into MKIKLIAVDLDGTLLNDKQEISYETKEALQKASRSGIKIVPCSGRPFPGIKEYLDQLDLQDPNQYAVAFNGALVLNAQGNAVVEELLNYQDFQFFEKIAQQLKANFHVEVRDKFITLNHFVNYYLSRESWLTRMPIEVCELKDIAKDLKFTKAMFSGAPSEMERVYRGLPQEVIEKYNVSTSDETLIEINSKQASKGNALKELARKLNLKQDEVMIFGDQKNDISMFDVPDFYKVAMGNAVLEIKKRANYVTRTNNEDGIAYAIRRLVFNE; encoded by the coding sequence ATGAAGATAAAATTAATTGCCGTTGATCTTGATGGAACTTTATTGAATGATAAACAAGAAATAAGTTATGAAACAAAGGAAGCTTTACAAAAAGCATCTCGATCAGGTATCAAAATCGTTCCCTGCTCGGGGAGGCCATTTCCAGGAATTAAAGAGTATTTAGATCAGTTAGATCTGCAAGATCCTAATCAATATGCTGTTGCTTTTAATGGCGCTCTGGTTTTGAATGCACAAGGAAATGCGGTAGTTGAAGAATTACTAAATTATCAAGATTTCCAGTTTTTTGAAAAAATAGCTCAGCAACTGAAAGCTAACTTTCATGTTGAAGTAAGGGATAAGTTTATTACATTAAATCACTTTGTCAACTACTATTTATCGCGTGAAAGTTGGCTAACTAGAATGCCAATTGAAGTTTGTGAGTTAAAAGATATAGCAAAAGATTTAAAATTTACAAAAGCTATGTTTTCAGGTGCTCCATCAGAAATGGAAAGGGTTTATCGTGGTTTACCTCAAGAAGTTATTGAAAAATATAATGTTTCCACCTCTGATGAAACATTAATTGAAATTAATTCTAAGCAGGCTTCAAAAGGAAACGCTTTGAAAGAATTGGCACGGAAACTTAATCTTAAACAAGATGAAGTAATGATTTTTGGTGATCAAAAAAATGATATTTCTATGTTTGACGTTCCAGATTTTTATAAAGTGGCTATGGGAAACGCGGTATTAGAGATAAAGAAGCGAGCTAATTATGTTACTCGAACAAATAATGAAGATGGAATTGCATATGCAATAAGAAGGTTGGTTTTTAATGAATAA
- the glmM gene encoding phosphoglucosamine mutase, which translates to MLKYFGTDGVRGVANAGLTPEMAFKLGRDGGYVLTKDKKDGERAKVLVSRDTRISGQMLEYALISGLLSVGIEVLEVGVITTPGLSYLVRAQGADAGVQISASHNPVEDNGIKFFGSDGLKLSDAKEEEIEKLIDAPEDKLPRPSAEGLGTVTNYHEGASKYLQFIENTLPEELGGIKVVVDGANGAASALISRLFADMGVDFTTIATHPNGLNINDHVGATHTKKLQEEVVKQGAQLGLAFDGDADRCIAVDENGNEVDGDHIMYVIGSYLADHGRLKKDTIVTTVMSNLGFTKALERRGLKNVRTQVGDRYVSEEMRANGYNLGGEQSGHVIISDYHNTGDGMLTGLHLLYVMKDTGKSLSELLSDFKEYPQRLINVPVKDKKDWKEHKRITEAIKKVEEELSDEGRIFVRPSGTQSLLRVMTEAPTQELADKYCEEVAKVVEEEMGSK; encoded by the coding sequence ATGCTTAAATATTTTGGAACAGATGGTGTACGGGGAGTTGCTAATGCTGGCTTAACTCCAGAAATGGCTTTTAAATTAGGTCGTGATGGAGGATATGTTCTTACCAAAGATAAAAAAGATGGTGAAAGAGCTAAAGTATTAGTTTCGCGTGATACTCGTATTTCTGGACAAATGTTAGAATATGCATTGATTTCTGGTTTACTTTCCGTAGGAATTGAAGTTTTAGAAGTTGGTGTGATTACGACTCCAGGCCTTTCTTACTTAGTTCGTGCTCAAGGTGCAGATGCTGGTGTTCAAATCTCAGCTTCTCATAATCCAGTTGAAGATAATGGGATTAAGTTCTTTGGTAGTGATGGCTTAAAACTATCTGATGCTAAAGAAGAAGAAATTGAAAAATTAATTGATGCACCAGAAGACAAGCTTCCACGTCCTTCAGCTGAAGGTTTAGGTACTGTAACGAATTACCACGAAGGTGCTTCAAAGTACTTGCAATTTATTGAAAATACTTTACCTGAAGAATTAGGCGGAATTAAAGTTGTTGTAGATGGTGCAAACGGCGCAGCTAGTGCTTTAATTTCAAGATTATTTGCTGATATGGGCGTTGATTTTACTACAATCGCAACTCATCCCAATGGCTTAAATATTAATGATCATGTAGGTGCAACTCATACTAAGAAGTTACAAGAAGAAGTTGTAAAGCAAGGTGCTCAATTGGGCTTAGCATTTGATGGGGATGCTGACCGTTGTATTGCTGTTGATGAAAATGGTAACGAAGTCGATGGCGACCATATTATGTATGTAATTGGTTCATATCTTGCTGATCATGGCCGTTTAAAGAAAGATACGATTGTTACAACTGTGATGAGTAACTTAGGCTTTACTAAGGCTTTAGAAAGACGTGGCCTTAAGAATGTCAGAACTCAAGTTGGTGACCGTTATGTTTCAGAAGAAATGAGAGCTAATGGTTATAATCTAGGCGGTGAACAATCTGGTCATGTTATTATCAGTGACTATCATAATACTGGTGATGGAATGCTTACCGGATTGCATTTATTATACGTAATGAAGGATACTGGTAAGTCATTAAGTGAATTATTAAGCGACTTTAAGGAATATCCACAACGCTTAATCAATGTTCCTGTTAAGGATAAAAAAGACTGGAAAGAACATAAGCGTATTACCGAAGCAATTAAAAAGGTAGAAGAAGAATTGAGCGATGAAGGACGGATTTTTGTTCGTCCATCTGGAACTCAAAGTTTACTTCGTGTTATGACTGAAGCACCAACACAAGAATTAGCTGATAAGTATTGTGAAGAAGTGGCTAAAGTCGTTGAAGAAGAAATGGGTTCAAAATAA
- a CDS encoding CdaR family protein: protein MKKFFDKPWFYRIVALILAILLAIYVSSNQQGFVTQGRREETLKTATKTQVIKAPLQVSVNTDKYYVTGYPEKINLTLEGSNALVTSTINTQNFRVYIDLSHLKTGEHTVPIKVNGLSTQLTYSVSPSKVRVNIQKRKSRTLPVQIEYNKSAVSHGYNLGTAKSDPEVVNITGAKSEVNQVDRIVARANLPKGIDSTFEREEMLVALDKEGHQLNVAIDPATAHITIPINLSKKKVKINVTSKNESSTHVYSLTAKEETVEIYGDENTLKKITSLPLKVDLSGINQDVTRDVTIKLPKGVVKASPSVIPVHIKVTDTTAKKE from the coding sequence ATGAAAAAGTTTTTTGATAAACCTTGGTTCTATCGCATTGTTGCATTGATATTGGCAATTTTACTGGCCATTTATGTTTCGTCTAATCAACAGGGGTTTGTAACTCAAGGACGTCGAGAGGAAACTCTGAAAACTGCAACCAAGACGCAAGTAATTAAAGCTCCCCTGCAAGTTTCTGTTAATACTGATAAGTATTATGTAACTGGCTATCCCGAAAAAATAAATCTTACTTTAGAAGGATCAAATGCGCTGGTTACTTCAACTATTAATACTCAAAATTTTCGTGTTTATATTGATTTAAGCCATTTAAAAACTGGAGAACATACGGTACCAATTAAGGTAAATGGTTTAAGTACTCAGTTAACTTATAGTGTGAGTCCAAGTAAAGTGCGCGTAAACATTCAAAAAAGAAAATCTCGTACCCTTCCTGTACAAATAGAGTATAATAAGAGTGCTGTATCTCATGGGTATAATCTTGGCACAGCAAAGAGCGATCCAGAAGTTGTTAACATTACTGGCGCTAAGAGCGAAGTTAACCAAGTTGATCGTATCGTAGCTCGTGCAAATTTACCAAAGGGAATAGACAGCACATTTGAGCGTGAAGAAATGCTGGTAGCACTTGATAAAGAAGGACATCAACTCAATGTTGCTATTGATCCAGCAACAGCGCACATTACTATCCCAATTAACTTGTCGAAAAAAAAGGTTAAAATAAACGTGACGTCAAAAAATGAATCATCAACTCATGTTTATTCATTAACCGCGAAAGAAGAAACAGTTGAGATATATGGTGATGAGAATACGTTAAAGAAAATAACATCTCTTCCTTTAAAGGTTGATTTAAGTGGCATTAATCAAGATGTTACAAGAGATGTAACAATTAAATTACCAAAGGGCGTAGTTAAGGCTTCACCATCAGTAATACCAGTTCATATAAAGGTGACTGATACTACTGCTAAAAAGGAATAA